The Nocardia arthritidis genome has a window encoding:
- a CDS encoding ABC transporter ATP-binding protein gives MNDHRLTAEAVTLGYGDRVIADGLSLDITPGVITTVIGPNGCGKSTLLRALGRLLRPSQGRIVLDGKAISSMKTRDVARVIGLLPQSPVAPEGLTVADLVARGRHPHQSWLRQWSATDADSVLTALEQTGIADLADRTLDELSGGQRQRAWISMALAQGTDILLLDEPTTYLDLAHSVEVLDLVDRLHDDYGRTVVMVLHDLNLAIRYSDQLIVMSRGRVVAQGAPADIIDADLLRAVFGLDASVIDDPVSGRPMVIPIGARHVLSSAVTNTT, from the coding sequence ATGAACGATCACCGGCTCACCGCCGAGGCCGTCACCCTCGGCTACGGCGATCGGGTCATCGCCGACGGCCTCTCGCTCGATATCACGCCCGGCGTGATCACCACCGTCATCGGACCGAACGGCTGCGGGAAATCCACCCTGCTGCGCGCGCTCGGCCGCCTGCTGCGACCGAGCCAGGGCCGGATCGTGTTGGACGGCAAGGCCATTTCATCGATGAAGACCAGGGATGTGGCCAGGGTGATCGGCCTGCTGCCGCAGTCACCGGTCGCGCCGGAGGGGCTCACCGTCGCCGATCTGGTCGCGCGTGGCCGCCATCCGCATCAGTCCTGGCTGCGGCAATGGTCGGCCACCGACGCGGATTCCGTGCTGACCGCGCTCGAGCAGACCGGCATCGCCGATCTGGCCGACCGCACCCTGGACGAGCTGTCCGGCGGCCAGCGCCAACGCGCCTGGATTTCCATGGCTTTGGCACAGGGCACCGACATCCTGCTGCTCGACGAGCCGACCACCTACCTTGATCTGGCGCATTCGGTGGAGGTGCTGGATCTGGTGGACCGGTTGCACGACGATTACGGGCGCACCGTGGTGATGGTGCTGCACGATCTGAACCTGGCCATCCGCTACAGCGACCAGTTGATCGTGATGTCGCGGGGTCGAGTCGTCGCGCAGGGCGCACCCGCCGATATCATCGACGCCGACCTGCTGCGCGCGGTATTCGGGCTGGACGCCTCGGTGATCGACGACCCGGTATCCGGCCGCCCGATGGTGATTCCGATCGGCGCCAGGCACGTACTTTCGTCGGCCGTGACCAATACCACATAG
- a CDS encoding DUF3558 family protein, producing MTASRIRGGGLAVVAVAGLIAGCSSGNSDSNAGPSGPTTTPYADCNPITVAQLTQTLNATTLTAHSHPPVCAWAAARGTEDSDVTFTAVQKQSLQQAWNLADKDGNRLEHLTIEQDVLGTKTTAAGFYIHNTKDPGDCAVVASDNGTSLTWRIQNHSHTAALDPCATAYALAELTVDLSP from the coding sequence GTGACCGCATCGCGTATTCGCGGCGGCGGGCTGGCCGTTGTCGCCGTCGCCGGGCTGATCGCCGGGTGTTCGTCCGGGAATTCGGACTCGAATGCCGGGCCGTCCGGGCCGACCACCACCCCATACGCCGATTGCAACCCGATCACGGTCGCCCAGCTCACGCAGACCCTCAACGCGACGACGCTCACCGCGCACAGTCATCCGCCGGTGTGCGCGTGGGCGGCGGCGCGCGGCACCGAGGATTCGGACGTCACCTTCACCGCCGTCCAGAAGCAGTCCCTGCAGCAGGCGTGGAATCTGGCCGACAAAGACGGCAACCGCCTCGAACACCTCACGATCGAACAGGACGTCCTCGGCACCAAGACCACCGCCGCGGGCTTCTACATCCACAACACCAAGGATCCCGGCGACTGCGCCGTCGTCGCCTCCGACAACGGCACCTCGCTCACCTGGCGGATCCAAAACCATTCGCACACAGCGGCACTCGATCCCTGCGCCACCGCCTACGCGCTGGCCGAACTCACCGTCGACCTATCCCCCTAG
- a CDS encoding PaaI family thioesterase: MTQQSADRPFASLAEVTPDAMNQLSAGTFTDEIGLKFTELSPDAVRGELIVGPKLLQLAGIVNGGVYCTIVESLASVGAGIWYNANGYAGTVVGVNNNTDFLRSVRAGKVHGEATPLHRGRLQQLWQVVLTDDDGRTIARGQVRLQNLPHRD; encoded by the coding sequence ATGACACAACAATCCGCCGATCGGCCGTTCGCCTCGCTGGCCGAGGTGACGCCGGATGCGATGAATCAGCTCAGCGCGGGCACGTTCACCGACGAAATCGGGCTGAAATTCACCGAACTCAGCCCGGACGCGGTGCGCGGCGAGCTGATCGTCGGCCCGAAACTGCTGCAGCTGGCCGGGATCGTCAACGGCGGCGTCTACTGCACGATCGTCGAATCGCTCGCCAGCGTCGGCGCGGGCATCTGGTACAACGCGAACGGCTACGCCGGCACCGTCGTCGGCGTCAACAACAACACCGATTTCCTGCGCTCGGTGCGCGCGGGCAAGGTGCACGGCGAGGCGACGCCGCTGCATCGCGGCAGACTGCAGCAGCTGTGGCAGGTCGTGCTCACCGACGACGACGGCCGCACCATCGCGCGCGGACAGGTCCGGCTGCAGAACCTGCCGCACCGCGACTGA
- a CDS encoding BlaI/MecI/CopY family transcriptional regulator: protein MAGLGELEKAVMDQLWSSDEPQTVRQVHEALAARRELAYTTVMTVLQRLAKKNLVVQRRDDRAHRYAPVHTRDELVASLMVDALQQAEEAGSRAAALVHFVEQVGKDEAAALREALAKLEATEDEAKPPQ, encoded by the coding sequence ATGGCAGGACTTGGTGAACTCGAGAAAGCGGTCATGGACCAGTTGTGGTCGAGTGACGAACCACAAACCGTCCGGCAGGTGCACGAGGCCTTGGCCGCCCGCCGCGAGCTCGCGTACACCACGGTGATGACGGTGCTGCAGCGTCTGGCGAAGAAGAATCTGGTGGTACAGCGGCGCGACGACCGCGCCCACCGCTACGCCCCGGTACACACCCGCGACGAACTGGTCGCCAGCTTGATGGTGGACGCGCTGCAACAGGCGGAGGAGGCGGGCAGCCGCGCCGCCGCGCTGGTGCACTTCGTCGAACAGGTCGGTAAGGATGAGGCTGCCGCGTTGCGGGAGGCACTCGCTAAGCTCGAAGCCACCGAGGACGAGGCGAAGCCGCCGCAGTAG
- a CDS encoding YbaB/EbfC family nucleoid-associated protein, which produces MSFEDPGQAADQLANWAEDLQRKAQRYQGLHGRMAGLTVTETSDDNRVTVTVDNTGVPTDIRLAEQTRGMDPSAVAAELMSCLRKAQATLRREVTSMVQDTVGDDDAGAAIINQYAERFPNPEEAQEDSDKPKGPVDEDEYYRRDSWLQ; this is translated from the coding sequence GTGTCGTTCGAAGATCCGGGCCAGGCCGCGGACCAGTTGGCGAACTGGGCCGAGGATCTCCAGCGCAAGGCGCAGCGCTATCAGGGCCTGCACGGCAGGATGGCCGGGCTGACGGTCACCGAGACCTCCGACGACAACCGCGTCACCGTCACCGTGGACAACACCGGTGTGCCCACCGATATCCGCCTCGCCGAACAGACCCGCGGCATGGACCCGTCCGCCGTGGCCGCGGAACTGATGTCCTGTCTGCGCAAGGCCCAGGCGACGCTGCGCCGGGAGGTCACCTCGATGGTCCAGGACACCGTCGGCGACGACGACGCGGGCGCCGCCATCATCAACCAATACGCCGAGCGTTTCCCGAATCCGGAAGAGGCGCAGGAGGATTCGGACAAGCCGAAGGGTCCGGTCGACGAGGACGAATACTATCGGCGCGATTCCTGGTTGCAGTAA
- a CDS encoding FecCD family ABC transporter permease, whose amino-acid sequence MAAIGSIAIGAKNLSPVTVYDALHQALTCPGGPFRCPAPSAAAEIVRGLRLPRTALAAVTGSALGIAGALVQGYTRNPLADAGLLGINSGAAFFAALSTYLFGFTAPAQYVWFAFAGAAVAGLVVFGVSALGAGKASPLALVLAGAAVTAFLQAMTNAVVLLDKTALDSYRFWVVGAVGGRGADVFWQVLPFLVIGIALAVAAAPSLNLLGLGDDVARGLGVDVGRSRALGLTAVVLLCGASTAAIGPIAFLGLVVPHIARAITGPDYRRLIPYSGLLGALSLLVADTVGRIVARPGELQVGVVLAAFGAPCFILLVRRRRLVNL is encoded by the coding sequence ATGGCGGCGATCGGCAGCATCGCGATCGGCGCCAAGAACCTCTCCCCCGTGACGGTTTACGACGCGCTGCATCAGGCGCTCACCTGTCCCGGCGGGCCGTTCCGCTGCCCCGCGCCGTCGGCCGCCGCCGAGATCGTGCGCGGACTTCGCCTGCCGCGCACCGCACTCGCCGCGGTCACCGGATCGGCGCTCGGCATCGCCGGAGCGCTGGTCCAGGGGTACACGCGCAATCCGCTCGCCGATGCCGGTCTGCTCGGAATCAATTCCGGCGCGGCCTTTTTCGCGGCATTGAGCACCTACCTGTTCGGCTTCACCGCACCGGCGCAGTATGTGTGGTTCGCCTTCGCCGGAGCGGCCGTCGCGGGGCTGGTGGTGTTCGGGGTGTCGGCGCTCGGCGCGGGCAAGGCGAGTCCGCTCGCGCTGGTACTCGCGGGCGCCGCGGTGACGGCATTCCTCCAGGCGATGACGAATGCCGTTGTGCTGCTGGACAAGACCGCGCTCGACAGCTACCGGTTCTGGGTGGTCGGCGCGGTCGGCGGGCGCGGCGCGGACGTGTTCTGGCAGGTGCTGCCATTCCTGGTGATCGGCATCGCGTTGGCGGTCGCGGCCGCGCCGAGCCTCAATCTGCTCGGGCTCGGTGATGATGTGGCCCGGGGGCTCGGCGTCGATGTCGGACGCAGCCGCGCACTCGGCTTGACGGCGGTCGTCCTGCTCTGCGGCGCGTCGACCGCCGCCATCGGCCCGATCGCCTTCCTGGGATTGGTTGTGCCGCATATCGCCAGGGCGATCACCGGACCCGACTACCGCAGGCTCATTCCGTATTCCGGTCTGCTCGGCGCGCTTTCGCTGCTCGTCGCCGATACCGTCGGCCGAATCGTCGCCCGCCCAGGCGAACTCCAGGTCGGCGTCGTGCTCGCCGCATTCGGCGCGCCCTGCTTCATCCTGCTCGTCCGCCGCAGGCGGCTGGTGAACCTGTGA
- a CDS encoding FecCD family ABC transporter permease yields MTDTKAGPVSRAAVRLPGALRVGPLSLVLRPRQVAIVIAMAAALFALFCLDITTGRTHIPLGQVLDVLSGGGTRAQRFIILDSRMPRALTALVVGAALGLAGAITQSILHNPLASPDVLGITSGASLGAVAFGSGATDSMLGTPLAALAGGLLTAVAIYLLAFGRGASGERGVAGLKLVLIGIGVNALLVAGINWLLTRASIDDAARVQLWLNGSLNSADTSRLVPAAVAFGVVALVALGSARTLAALRLGAETTRGLGVRIQTQQAVLIGAAVIAAAVATAAVGPVGFVALAAPQVARRLLRTPGEPLIGSALTGALLVLGADALSRTLPVELPVGVVTAAFGGPFLLYLLVRTNRKATLR; encoded by the coding sequence GTGACCGATACGAAAGCCGGTCCGGTATCCCGAGCCGCCGTTCGACTACCCGGCGCACTGCGCGTCGGCCCGCTGTCGTTGGTGCTGCGGCCACGGCAGGTCGCGATCGTAATCGCCATGGCCGCAGCGCTTTTCGCATTGTTCTGCCTGGATATCACGACCGGGCGGACGCATATTCCGCTCGGCCAGGTGCTCGATGTCCTCAGCGGTGGCGGCACCCGGGCACAGCGGTTCATCATCCTGGATTCCCGCATGCCACGGGCACTCACGGCACTCGTGGTCGGCGCGGCACTCGGACTGGCCGGGGCCATCACGCAATCGATCCTGCACAACCCGCTCGCGAGCCCGGACGTGCTCGGCATCACCTCGGGTGCGAGCCTCGGCGCCGTCGCATTCGGTAGCGGCGCAACGGATTCGATGCTGGGGACACCGCTGGCCGCACTCGCGGGCGGACTGCTCACCGCGGTCGCGATCTATCTGCTCGCGTTCGGCCGCGGCGCATCCGGCGAGCGCGGGGTCGCCGGGCTGAAGCTGGTGCTCATCGGCATCGGCGTGAACGCATTGCTCGTCGCCGGCATCAACTGGCTGCTGACGCGGGCGAGCATCGATGATGCGGCGCGAGTGCAGTTGTGGCTCAACGGATCACTGAATTCCGCCGATACCTCGCGGCTGGTCCCGGCCGCGGTCGCGTTCGGCGTCGTCGCGCTGGTCGCGCTCGGCTCGGCGCGCACGCTCGCGGCGCTGCGGCTCGGCGCGGAAACCACCCGCGGGCTCGGTGTCCGCATACAGACCCAGCAGGCGGTGCTCATCGGCGCCGCGGTCATCGCCGCCGCGGTGGCGACGGCGGCGGTGGGCCCCGTCGGATTCGTCGCGCTCGCCGCGCCGCAGGTGGCCCGGAGGCTGCTGCGCACGCCGGGCGAACCCCTCATCGGATCCGCGCTCACCGGAGCCCTGCTGGTACTCGGCGCCGACGCGCTGTCCCGAACGCTCCCGGTCGAACTGCCGGTCGGCGTGGTGACCGCCGCGTTCGGCGGCCCGTTCCTGCTCTATCTGCTCGTCCGAACGAACCGGAAGGCGACACTCCGATGA
- a CDS encoding urease subunit beta: protein MIPGEYLCAEGTIELNVGADRIELDVVNTGDRPVQVGSHVHFPQANAALRFDRAAAHGRRLDIPAGTAVRFEPGLGQRVSLVPLGGAREVHGISLRPPGRLDAE, encoded by the coding sequence ATGATCCCCGGCGAATACCTCTGTGCCGAAGGCACGATCGAACTGAACGTGGGCGCGGACCGCATCGAGCTGGACGTGGTGAACACCGGTGACCGTCCCGTGCAGGTCGGCAGTCATGTGCACTTTCCGCAGGCGAACGCGGCGCTGCGGTTCGACCGCGCGGCCGCCCACGGGCGGCGGCTCGACATTCCGGCGGGCACCGCCGTGCGTTTCGAACCCGGTCTCGGACAGCGGGTTTCGCTCGTGCCGTTGGGTGGCGCCCGCGAGGTGCACGGTATAAGCCTGCGGCCGCCAGGGCGGCTGGACGCCGAGTGA
- a CDS encoding urease subunit gamma encodes MRLSPHEQERLLLSYAAELARRRQARGLRLNHPEAVALITDHVLEGARDGRSVAELMSSGRTVLTREDVMEGVPEMIHDVQVEATFPDGTKLVTVHHPIG; translated from the coding sequence ATGCGACTGTCGCCGCACGAGCAGGAGCGGCTGCTGTTGAGTTACGCGGCCGAGCTGGCCAGACGCAGGCAGGCCCGCGGGCTCCGGCTGAACCATCCGGAGGCCGTCGCGCTGATCACCGATCACGTGCTGGAGGGCGCCAGGGACGGGCGTTCGGTCGCGGAGTTGATGTCTTCGGGCAGAACGGTTCTCACCCGGGAGGATGTGATGGAAGGTGTTCCGGAGATGATCCACGATGTCCAGGTCGAGGCCACGTTCCCGGACGGGACGAAGTTGGTCACCGTGCACCATCCGATCGGCTGA
- a CDS encoding M56 family metallopeptidase: MNATAPVFAGLALLLAGPAPALLARATWPYRTPRAALVLWQAIALAAVLSAFGSGLAIAAQLLVPGPDGRPTTSPTREIDVLGLPLWLAYVLVFALTLLVGARLIWSVVRVGVHTRRRRAKHRMLVDLLDQGGPARRAADIRVLAAPEPIAYCLPGLRRRVVVSAGTLDNLDEKELAAIISHERSHLRARHDLVLEAFTAAHEAFPRWVRSKSALDSVKLLIELLADDSAVKVTGPRPLARALVACSKSIAPQGALAVGGPSTLIRIQRLSGPLGGVRLSIAAYLASAAILVVPTLAVAIPWLEELGRLFRT, translated from the coding sequence ATGAACGCAACCGCGCCGGTATTCGCCGGTCTCGCTTTGCTTCTCGCGGGGCCTGCCCCAGCTCTGCTGGCCCGGGCGACCTGGCCGTACCGGACGCCCCGGGCAGCACTTGTTCTGTGGCAGGCCATCGCGCTGGCCGCCGTGCTCAGCGCCTTCGGTTCCGGACTCGCCATCGCGGCCCAGCTGCTGGTGCCCGGACCCGACGGACGGCCGACCACCTCACCCACCCGGGAGATCGACGTGCTCGGGCTGCCGCTCTGGCTGGCCTACGTCCTGGTCTTCGCGCTCACCCTGCTGGTCGGCGCGCGCCTGATCTGGTCGGTGGTGCGGGTCGGCGTGCACACCCGCAGGCGACGCGCCAAGCACCGCATGCTCGTCGACCTGCTCGATCAGGGCGGTCCCGCGCGCCGCGCCGCCGATATCCGGGTGCTGGCCGCGCCCGAGCCCATCGCCTACTGCCTACCCGGGCTGCGCAGGCGGGTCGTGGTGAGCGCGGGCACCCTGGACAACCTCGACGAGAAAGAGCTCGCCGCGATCATCAGCCACGAGCGCTCCCATCTGCGCGCCCGCCACGATCTGGTGCTCGAGGCGTTCACCGCCGCGCACGAGGCATTTCCCCGCTGGGTGCGCAGTAAGTCGGCGCTGGATTCGGTGAAGTTGCTCATCGAACTGCTCGCCGACGATTCCGCGGTGAAGGTCACCGGTCCGCGTCCGCTGGCTCGCGCCTTGGTCGCCTGTTCCAAGTCGATCGCACCGCAGGGCGCGCTGGCCGTCGGCGGGCCGAGCACGCTCATCCGGATCCAGCGGCTGTCCGGCCCACTCGGCGGTGTGCGCCTTTCCATCGCCGCCTATCTCGCCTCCGCCGCCATTCTGGTGGTGCCGACGCTGGCCGTCGCGATCCCCTGGCTCGAGGAGCTCGGCCGCCTGTTCCGGACCTGA
- a CDS encoding ADP-ribosylglycohydrolase family protein, translated as MSSISDAARDSLDGLSVGDALGAQFFVPGRSLPELRAGRPPAAPWPWTDDTEMACSVYAEIRGRGYIDRDALAAAFADRCEPYRGYGGGTVVVLHEIRDGRPWADAAAAAFGGRGSWGNGAAMRVAPLGAHFAGDPDRAAAQAAMSAEVTHRHPEAIVGAMAVSVAACRAAASRGMRCAPEELLDAVEPYLVAGRTADGIRRARTLLGRSVAEAAYELGNGASVSAQETVPFTLWVAATFLTDYPAAVTACVEAGGDVDTTAAIAGGIVAAHTGIGDRGDVRGVPGAWLAAREPLPEWGTCGRPVGYRPGG; from the coding sequence ATGTCATCGATTTCCGATGCCGCTCGGGACAGCCTCGATGGTCTGTCCGTCGGCGACGCGCTGGGCGCTCAGTTCTTCGTGCCCGGTCGCTCACTGCCCGAACTGCGCGCGGGGCGACCGCCCGCGGCACCGTGGCCATGGACCGACGACACCGAGATGGCCTGTTCGGTATACGCGGAAATCCGCGGCCGGGGATATATCGATCGCGACGCGCTGGCCGCGGCATTCGCGGATCGCTGCGAACCGTATCGCGGCTACGGCGGCGGCACAGTCGTTGTGCTGCACGAGATCCGCGACGGGCGTCCGTGGGCCGATGCGGCGGCGGCCGCGTTCGGCGGGCGTGGTTCCTGGGGTAACGGGGCCGCGATGCGGGTCGCGCCGCTCGGAGCGCACTTCGCCGGAGATCCGGACCGGGCGGCGGCCCAGGCCGCCATGTCCGCGGAGGTGACGCATCGGCATCCGGAGGCCATCGTGGGCGCCATGGCGGTATCGGTCGCGGCGTGCCGCGCCGCCGCGAGTCGCGGAATGCGTTGCGCGCCAGAAGAATTGCTGGACGCGGTCGAACCGTACCTGGTCGCGGGGCGGACCGCGGATGGTATCCGCCGCGCCAGGACATTGCTCGGCCGATCGGTGGCCGAAGCGGCATACGAGCTCGGCAACGGCGCGTCGGTGAGCGCGCAGGAGACGGTGCCGTTCACGCTGTGGGTCGCCGCGACCTTCCTGACCGACTATCCCGCCGCCGTCACGGCGTGCGTCGAGGCCGGTGGTGATGTGGACACCACCGCCGCGATAGCGGGTGGAATCGTGGCGGCGCATACCGGAATCGGGGACCGAGGTGACGTGCGCGGGGTACCCGGGGCGTGGCTGGCGGCGCGGGAGCCGCTGCCGGAGTGGGGGACGTGCGGGCGTCCGGTCGGTTATCGGCCCGGCGGATAG
- a CDS encoding urease subunit alpha has protein sequence MTELSRARYAELFGPTTGDRIRLADTDLLIEITEDRCGGPGLAGDEAVFGGGKVLRESMGQARATRADGTPDTVITGVVIVDHWGIIKADVGIRDGRISAIGKAGNPDTMNGVHPDLVVGPSTEIIAGNGRILTAGAIDCHVHFICPQLMDEALGGGITTLIGGGTGPAEGSKATTVTPGSWHLARMLEATDGWPLNIVLLGKGNTVSPEAMIEQLRGGAAGFKLHEDWGSTPAAIDACLTVADRTGVQVALHSDTLNEAGFVEDTLGAIAGRGIHAYHTEGAGGGHAPDIITVASHPNVLPSSTNPTRPHTVNTLDEHLDMLMVCHHLSASIPEDLAFAESRIRPSTIAAEDLLHDLGAISMIGSDSQAMGRIGEVVMRTWQTAHVMKRRRGALPGDGAADNARVQRYIAKYTICPAVAHGLDHEIGSVEVGKLADLVLWEPAFFGVRPHAVLKGGAIAWAAMGDANASIPTPQPVLPRPMFGASPLVAAATSLHFVSEQAIESRLAERLNVRRKLVPVKNVRRLTKADMPRNDALPRIEVDPDTFTVRVDGEVWTEQPATELPMAQRYFLF, from the coding sequence ATGACCGAGCTGAGCCGGGCGCGCTACGCCGAGCTGTTCGGGCCCACCACCGGCGACCGGATTCGCTTGGCGGACACCGATCTGCTGATCGAGATCACCGAGGACCGCTGCGGCGGACCGGGACTCGCCGGTGACGAGGCGGTGTTCGGCGGCGGCAAGGTCTTGCGCGAATCGATGGGCCAGGCCCGCGCCACCCGGGCCGACGGCACACCCGACACCGTGATCACCGGTGTGGTGATCGTCGACCACTGGGGAATCATCAAGGCGGACGTCGGAATTCGGGACGGCCGCATCAGCGCCATCGGCAAGGCGGGCAACCCCGACACCATGAACGGGGTGCATCCGGATCTGGTGGTCGGCCCGTCCACCGAGATCATCGCGGGTAACGGGCGCATACTCACCGCGGGCGCCATCGACTGCCACGTGCACTTCATCTGTCCGCAGCTGATGGACGAGGCGCTCGGCGGCGGTATCACCACGCTCATCGGCGGCGGCACCGGCCCGGCCGAGGGCAGCAAGGCGACCACCGTGACACCCGGATCATGGCATCTGGCAAGGATGTTGGAGGCCACCGACGGCTGGCCGCTCAATATCGTGCTGCTGGGCAAGGGAAATACGGTCAGCCCCGAGGCGATGATCGAGCAATTGCGCGGCGGCGCGGCGGGTTTCAAACTGCACGAGGACTGGGGCTCGACACCGGCGGCGATCGACGCCTGTCTCACCGTCGCCGACCGCACCGGCGTGCAGGTCGCGCTGCACTCGGACACCCTGAACGAGGCCGGATTCGTCGAGGACACCCTCGGCGCCATCGCGGGCCGCGGCATCCACGCCTATCACACCGAGGGCGCGGGCGGCGGGCACGCGCCCGACATCATCACCGTCGCATCGCATCCCAACGTGCTGCCCAGCTCGACCAACCCCACCCGGCCGCATACGGTCAACACCCTCGACGAGCACCTCGACATGCTCATGGTGTGCCACCACCTGAGCGCGTCAATCCCGGAGGATCTCGCCTTCGCGGAGAGCCGGATCCGGCCGTCGACCATCGCCGCCGAGGACCTGCTGCACGATCTGGGCGCGATCTCCATGATCGGCAGCGATTCGCAGGCCATGGGCCGCATCGGCGAGGTGGTGATGCGCACGTGGCAGACCGCGCACGTGATGAAGCGCCGCCGCGGCGCGCTGCCCGGCGACGGCGCGGCCGATAACGCCCGGGTCCAGCGCTACATCGCGAAATACACCATCTGCCCGGCCGTCGCGCACGGACTCGACCACGAGATCGGCTCGGTGGAGGTCGGTAAGCTGGCCGATCTCGTGTTGTGGGAGCCCGCGTTCTTCGGCGTCCGGCCGCACGCGGTGCTGAAGGGCGGCGCGATCGCCTGGGCCGCGATGGGCGACGCCAACGCGTCGATTCCCACACCGCAACCCGTGCTGCCGCGGCCGATGTTCGGCGCGTCGCCGCTCGTCGCCGCCGCGACCTCGCTGCACTTCGTCTCCGAGCAGGCCATCGAATCCAGGCTCGCCGAACGGCTGAACGTGCGCCGGAAACTGGTGCCGGTCAAGAACGTTCGCAGACTCACCAAAGCCGATATGCCGCGCAACGACGCGCTGCCGCGGATCGAGGTGGATCCGGACACCTTCACCGTGCGCGTCGACGGCGAGGTGTGGACCGAACAGCCGGCCACCGAACTGCCGATGGCCCAGCGGTATTTCCTCTTCTGA